The following proteins are co-located in the Nitrospirota bacterium genome:
- a CDS encoding O-antigen ligase family protein: MRATQIISTKYLSTSAILAFICGIVLSFPAPVSYRLAFILLPAVVIFFALNPFAALMVLLVIRPELELFSESGLLKFFSAVPIIFLFYIFFDVNNFSFCWSKLKYFYIFILYSLCTIILSININESAIHILRLLSIVSIYLITFNLTKKIEDVVKLLYCFPIAVIIPIIIGAKQFLLGQTYVTTGTDLVRVEGLFTNANSFARFLFIIMIAMIPLFYQQKEKRKSLYILIFVVIATIIFLKVRGVILAVILSLLLLFNYLPMIKKYFWILIPSMLLISIPFMMRLFEKLINPVSQKKYGEESFYWRLEFWKELFNNAFTKKPLLGFGTGTSIDISKTYTIFINYPHNDYLRILIENGVIGLIIYLLFFISLFRSSFKEIKIEENKYLNISAFILISVYIFMSSAANVFYSVVYFWYFFGFLAMVHKMNVLVKEDY, translated from the coding sequence ATGAGAGCTACTCAGATAATTTCAACAAAATACTTGTCAACCTCTGCAATACTGGCTTTTATCTGTGGAATAGTCCTGTCCTTTCCAGCCCCAGTATCTTACAGGCTGGCTTTTATACTGTTGCCAGCAGTAGTTATTTTTTTTGCATTAAATCCTTTTGCTGCATTGATGGTTTTGTTAGTAATCAGACCTGAGCTTGAATTATTCTCCGAATCAGGCTTATTAAAATTTTTTAGTGCAGTCCCCATAATTTTTCTTTTTTATATCTTTTTTGATGTAAACAACTTTAGTTTCTGCTGGAGTAAATTAAAATATTTTTATATTTTTATCCTGTATTCCTTATGCACCATCATCTTATCAATAAATATAAATGAATCAGCAATTCACATCTTAAGACTTTTATCCATAGTTTCTATATATCTCATAACATTTAATCTGACTAAGAAAATAGAGGATGTTGTAAAATTATTATACTGTTTTCCTATAGCTGTTATAATACCAATCATAATAGGTGCCAAACAATTTCTTCTTGGTCAGACTTATGTTACTACTGGTACAGATCTCGTACGGGTAGAAGGATTGTTCACTAATGCAAATTCCTTTGCAAGATTCTTATTCATCATAATGATTGCAATGATTCCCCTCTTCTATCAGCAAAAAGAAAAAAGAAAATCTCTTTATATTTTGATTTTTGTGGTCATTGCCACAATTATTTTCCTTAAAGTCAGAGGAGTTATTCTTGCTGTTATATTATCGCTTCTTTTACTTTTTAACTACCTCCCTATGATTAAAAAGTATTTCTGGATTTTAATCCCATCTATGCTTTTAATATCGATCCCTTTTATGATGAGACTATTCGAAAAGTTGATAAATCCAGTCTCACAGAAAAAATATGGTGAGGAGTCATTTTACTGGAGATTGGAATTTTGGAAGGAACTTTTCAATAATGCCTTCACGAAGAAGCCACTTCTCGGTTTTGGAACAGGGACCTCTATTGATATTAGCAAAACATACACAATATTCATAAATTATCCCCATAACGATTATTTGAGAATCCTCATAGAGAATGGAGTTATAGGACTCATTATATATCTTTTATTTTTTATCTCTCTTTTCAGGTCATCTTTTAAGGAAATTAAAATAGAAGAAAATAAATATCTAAATATATCTGCCTTTATTCTCATATCTGTTTATATTTTTATGTCTTCTGCAGCAAATGTTTTTTACAGTGTTGTATATTTCTGGTATTTCTTTGGTTTTCTTGCCATGGTTCATAAAATGAATGTTTTGGTAAAAGAAGATTACTAA
- a CDS encoding sulfotransferase domain-containing protein encodes MTLPNVIIIGVQKGGTTSLFDYMSQHPQVYAPPAMKEFPFFCREDYFCRGLKWFSGFFEDWKNEKVILHGYVNYIYHYEPSAKRIFEYNKDSKLILILRNPAERAYSAYWQARKMGIESIESFEEAIEAEKARLHGDFIERSGLTYIDHGFYSKQLSHFYKYFDEKDILFILFDELVKDPKAALRQVFAFIGVDPVIDDISLAVQNPAGLPRNKAVQSLLATTLPLPAFLKDMMPLDKRIMIKSFLKRLNIKDTSYPPLGEVVSRHLLNVYREDILALQDMIQKDLSRWLS; translated from the coding sequence ATGACCTTGCCTAACGTTATCATAATAGGTGTACAGAAAGGCGGCACAACCTCTCTGTTTGATTATATGTCACAACATCCTCAAGTCTATGCCCCTCCAGCCATGAAGGAATTCCCGTTCTTTTGCAGAGAGGACTACTTTTGCAGGGGCCTCAAATGGTTCAGCGGCTTTTTTGAGGATTGGAAGAATGAAAAGGTGATTTTGCACGGGTACGTCAACTACATATATCATTATGAACCTTCAGCAAAGAGGATATTTGAATATAACAAAGATTCCAAATTGATCTTGATCTTGAGAAATCCTGCTGAACGGGCGTATTCTGCATATTGGCAAGCCCGGAAGATGGGAATCGAGAGCATCGAGTCCTTTGAAGAGGCGATTGAGGCGGAAAAGGCACGACTACACGGCGATTTCATAGAAAGGAGCGGACTTACGTATATCGATCACGGCTTTTATTCAAAACAGTTGAGCCATTTCTACAAATATTTTGATGAGAAAGACATTTTGTTTATCTTATTCGATGAGTTAGTCAAAGATCCTAAAGCAGCGTTGAGGCAGGTTTTTGCGTTCATAGGGGTTGATCCTGTTATTGATGACATTTCTCTCGCGGTGCAAAACCCTGCAGGCCTACCGCGGAACAAGGCGGTTCAAAGTCTGCTGGCCACCACACTCCCACTACCGGCATTTTTAAAGGACATGATGCCCTTGGATAAAAGAATAATGATCAAAAGCTTTTTGAAAAGGCTTAACATCAAGGATACATCATATCCTCCATTGGGTGAGGTTGTTAGCAGGCATCTTTTAAATGTCTACAGGGAGGATATCCTGGCTTTGCAGGATATGATCCAGAAAGACCTGTCTCGCTGGTTGTCTTAA